ctcgttctcaccgacctgattgacaccgtcaccgtctatcggatcatgcggctctcccatcccagcgatattAGCTGCTTCTTATTGCTGATCAGTTCTTCACCAACGGGGTAAtaggcgatgatgagtcatggctatgacacgatcgttgttagttttggccacggacaactactaatagcatatgttcatatatatataatatgtttaatgcaaagtctaataataagtccacatacaacaaagtcaaataatagcatatgttcacctagaataaattcattgtttgattgaccacaaacaacaaagtccacctactcttctacgaaactaagcctacatcaacttccaaataagaaaagcgatgaccatagccataaataaaagaatgacatctttccaagaccaaggagcaattcttttaatcttcacatctctggaaggtggcttctcttcgatctccagtgccagtggatggccatggtttgcattcattggaccatagtaggccagttggccatggtttgcaaggtagaccggatgactatagtaggccctcaaagcttcaacttctgtgttgtattttttgtgaaaattaccagggtagcgattgacttgagcatagcaatcttttcaggttcgataaatcccaggcatgtgaccaacatgcactacataccatgccgtggttgcctatacatttaagtaaattaggcatgtggtaagtggtaatggtaactcactgaacaagagttattattcaagttatatggtctctgaaaatagcattatttttcaaatatactaaaacttatacaagaaataaataatttcttgtagtatatataagaaaatattagatgAAAGGTCAAAGCAAAACATCTACAACAGAAAAGAAATAGGCAAGTCATTGTAATTAACCAACATGACCTGTCAAATAAAGTAGGAACCTATCAAAACACTAGAAAATTTCTACAAACATATTTCAAGGACCATATCAAGGTCagatcctagctagggattcaatAAACCTAACAATTGTAAAATTAATTAAGATGAGATTGTAGATAACACCAGAACCAGACTAGCTATTACGAAGTGAGATTACAAAGTGAGATTAGATTGTAGAGTGTAATGAACCTGTTTTATCTGACTATGGACTAGCTATTACAAAGTGAGATTGCCTCAAAAAATAGAGGTGATTTTAATAGCCTGCAGACATGAGGAATAAAAAATGTGTTTGGATCAGTCACATTGCATAGCCTGCAATGGATAGAGTTGCATACATTCTTCatctttaaaactatttaaaaaaattaaGTCCATTTCTTATGCCTCCGAAAACAATAAAAAGTATACAGGACAACTTACTTCCTCATATTGTTTGTCAATGTAAAGTCCATTTcagctgctattgggaagacaacaaccgtggggcatttcatttcatcaaacacttagcaGGCAATGAGccagcactcaccgtgggggtgggaaagcagctgtccgcgcaCTCCTAAAGGCCTCAgtggtgctctggcgtggggcggtggacggcatgGGGAGTGCTCCGGTGTggtggggagtgctccggcgtggggcggtgcacgggcatcggcgtcgaagaaggGGAGCACGGGGCTAGGAATGGTGGCGCGGGGGgtggtggacgggtgctccggcgtggggcggtgcacgggcatcggcgtcgaagaagaggagcgcggggaacggttggcgtggggttgaaatttggataatttcaacctgtggcggccttttataccagacctcatcaatgccagttctaattagaaaccgatagtgatgtgggTACATCACCGCTGGTTgtaagtaggaaccgacagtgatgggggtacatcactgccggaccattctttaaaccggcagtgatttccaTGTAGCGGTTatagcataagtaacttatctttttccagttctttcgaatacctcctactggctcaacggttaagaccccacaacttagcccccgatacccgtgttcgaatcctgggcggcccaatttttttggtttcattttataatttattaagcggtctaaaggtcaaaaagataaaataaatgtgtAGCATCCCTGAATTgaaccgaagcctacaagttccagagcagtggataaaccattgagctatcacctgatttcggaaagtttgaaggaatttattcctttgagtgattatctgtccctgctttgcacgtaggcccttcaactccccggCCATGCTGGTCGTGCGGTTCCCATGAACAGCCACTATTTTCCCAGTCCTAGGACTGGTCGCGGCCCTTCAGTTCCCGACGAAGAGACGCAGCGTTTACCTAGGAGTCCATCGGCTGCTCGCGCCGATTCCCAACGCAGGTGCGCTCCGTCTTCCCAACGCAGGCGCAATGGCTATTCAATGGCGGTTCCCAACGCAGGCATGCTCCGTCTTCCAAGGGGTGCGAGTTATTGCACCATGATCAGTTCCACCCACCGACACGCCTATATAAGCCAGATCTGCATGCACACAGTCGGCGGCCATTGCACCACCGCGCGTCAAGAAAGTGAAGCACCCTTCCCACGCACACCTCGCCCCGGCCCTCAACCCACCGCCACAATGCCTCGCCccttgaagacaacatgggcgatGCTGAACCCGTCGTCCTCATGTCACCCCCTGATGCCTCCAccgacgtcgtcgtcgtccgaATCAGACCTCGAGGTGAACCTCGAGGATGATCCAGACCATGAGACCACATCGAAGGAGGAACTAGAACCTCTTCTggtggaggaggtcgtcttcaactcgttggagatggcttggaaggaggaggaggaccggcaccTCCATGCCATCACACAGAAGGAGACCGATGACTGCATCCTAAAGCACGTCATTGAGATCTACAAGGAGGAGGAGCACCACCACGAGGAGGAGGAGCGTCGccgcaaggaggaggaggagcgccgccgcgaggaggaggaggagcatcgCCGTCaggaggaggagaccgagcggTGTCTCACGATGGACGCGGAATGGCACCGGCGTAGGGCTGAGCGACAAAAGAAGCGCGAAGAGGAGCACCGACAGCAGGGGGACGACGCATGCAGCAGCACTGGcagtaattagtagcactagtgattaatcgatgtcttaggtcgatgtaataatttactggtgctgaAAAAAACCATGTCCtcgaatcctttgtttgatcatcaccaccttgggttgatacttgcattgcatgacctcgttttatttgcttacatattggatgttgcattgTATGACCTCGTTTTGCTTACATCGTTCCTTGGATTGTATGTGGTGATGCATCTTGGTCGTTGTTTCGTTGTCACAAAGATTGTAGTATATGatattgatgtagactaggcccgatcttccgaaaggtatgatagcgtcgattggtggagactcgacgttcatgatctaggcttcgaaccaacactaattcagacccccgcaaccgttacaccactgctctattggttatcaaccacgcgaacgcgattgacctcgccgagaaggctttcctgcaagcgaatcgagaacacaagcaagaacgggacgaacgcaatctgaaattacaaataaatatgaggcttatgaaaataaggagttcaattctttattcgaaaggactaatcgccacaggcgaacaagatcaagaactggggccctggttcacagcaagcagccttgacgGCACaattgcaacaaaacgatgtctgtttcacgaggaaaaatcaagaactaaacaaaacccaaaccctaaggagagtgacggctggtatttatagagtcttgggcatcaccccccctagacgcgccccctaatgggcccaaacacgatacacagtccaacagaccaaaagacggtgtcgcagcaccctggcagattctggacgctgacttgtttcgatgattcccattgattccgaagggcttttgatgtgaaactaattgggttggcttccttattcaattagctttccatccatatgtggatcatcaaaaacggagtccttatgcgtcctgggtgaccagtttaaggcaaactGGTCCGGAaggccgagatggactcgaacttgatttgggcctccaccttggtgactcgaaccggatgagctttgggcctccttcttgcttaggacaccctcgctgatctccttggtctctatatggttctccaagcatggtcatatgtatagaggtcatgtcctcatcagatatGCTACGTACCGGAGATCGAGGGGGCCAACAGGACTGTAGCTCTTCTAGacatcactgtcgggccattctttaaaccggtagtgatttccgtgtagcggttacagcataagtaacttatcttttcgacttctttcgaatacctcctactggcctCCACCTTTACACCGCTCAATGGGGGGTTTGAGCCCCGACACCCATGTTCGAATCCCGGGcgacccaatttttttggtttaatttaataatttattaagcggtgtaAAGGTCATAAAggtaaaataaataaaccttggcatGCATCCTATaatagcgcagcggttaagtgtctgaactctgtagcccgagacccgagctcaaacccgagggctgatgcatttattttttaattttttatatatcactatcggttttcaaaataaactgacattgataacaagcatcactataggtttcttctcatcactgtcggttttttaaaaccgacagtgatgtttatatatattaaaaaaactcttttatatactgaataaatagaagcatatgtattcctatgtctaaatggcttgaaatttttttggcaagcgtgtacacccaaattaagatcccacacaggatcttaggtttttctaatcattttttttattaattatatttttctgtgtgccaaatgagacaaaagagggtgaatttcatcttggacccaatagattttttaatccacctccacaaaattcttatccctagggcacattagagcctatgtaaaagtttggcaccgttccggatcttttcgtgggtagactcagttcaacctataattaaatggtctcgtcgcgcaaaaattcaattaaacctcagaccggaaaatcccaaacttggtgtttccttcacacgtggcatgtgcaaacctaagaaaaagtttgagaccaatatgacaccgtAATGCCTATGAactacagaaaccttgataacctatgtgtatagtcatggttcgatgaaagggcatatGTACCTCTGTAAAGCATatatactctgcctatgtcgaaatggtttgaaatttttttggcaaacatgtacacccaaattaagaccccacacaggatcttaggtttttctgttcatttttttatttattatattttcctctatgccaaatgagacaaaagagggtgaatttcatcttggacccaatagattttttcatccacctccacaaaattcttatccctagggcacattagagcctatgtaaaagtttggcaccattccggatcttttcgtgggtagactcagttcaacctataattaaacggtgtcgtcgtacGAAAATTCAATTatacctcagaaagtagcaaaccaacaacaacacaacaacaacaacaacaaagcctttaagtcccaaacaagttggggtaggctagagttgaaacccaacagaaacaatcaaggttcaggcacgtgaatagctgtcttccaagcactcctatctaaggctaagtctttgggtatattccatcctttcaagtctccttttattgcctctacccaagtcaacttcggtcttcctctgcctctcttcacgttactatcctgacttaggattccactacgcaccagtgcctctggaggtctccgttgcatatgtccaaaccatctcaaccggtgttggacaagcttttcttcaattggcgctacccctaatctctcacgtatatcatcgttccgaactcgatcccttcttgtatgaccgcaaatccaacgcaacatacgcatttccacgacacttagctgttgaatatgtcgtcttttcgtaggccaacattctacaccatacaacatagcaggtctaatcgccgtcctataaaacttgtcttttagcttctgtggtacccttttgtcacataggacaccagacgcttgccgccacttcatccaccctgctttgattctatggctaacatcttcatcaatatccccgtccctctgtagcattgatcctaaatatcgaaaggtacccttcctaggcactacttgaccttccaaactaacatcttcctcctcccaagcagtagtgccgaagtcacatctcatatactcagttttagttctactaagtctaaaacctttggactccaaagtctcccgccataactccagtttctaattcactcctgtccggctttcatcaactagcactacatcgtccacgaaaagcatacaccaagggatgtccccttgtatgtcccttgtgacctcatccatcactaaagcaaacaaataagggctcaaagctgacccttgatgtagtcctaccctaatcgggaagtcatccatgtctccatcacttgttcgaactctagtcacaacattgttgtacatgtccttaatgagcccaacgtacttcgttgggactttatgtttgtccaaagcccaccacataacattccttggtattttatcataagccttctccaagtcaataaaaaccatgtgtaggtccttcttcttctccctataccgctccataacttgttttattaagaaaatggcttccatggttgaccttccgggcatgaaaccaaattggttcatagagacccgcgttattgctctcaagcgatgctcgataactctctcccatagcttcatagtatggctcatcaacttaattccccggtaatttgtacaactttgaatatcccctttattcttgtagatcggtaccaatatacttttcctccactcatcaggcatcttgtttgatcgaaaaatatggttgaaccatctccaaaaaatcccaaacttggtgtttccttcacacgtggcacgtgcaagcctaaaaaaagtttgagaccaatacgacaccggaatgcctatgaaccacagaaaccttgataacctatgtgtatagtcatggtttgatgaaaggacacatgtacctctgtgaagcatgtatactccgcgtatgtcgaaatggcttgaaatttttttggtgagcatgtacacccaaattaagaccccacacaggatcttaggtttttctgttcattttttatattatatttttctctgtggcaaatgagacaaaagagggtgaatttcatcttggacccaatagattttttcatccacctccacaaaaatcttatccctagggcacattagagcctgtgtaaaagtttggcaccattccggatcttttcgtgggtagactcagttcaatctataattaaacggtgtcgtcgcgcggaaattcaattaaacctcaaaaagtagcaaaccatctccaaaaaatcccaaacttggtgtttccttcacacgtggcatgtgcaagcctgagaataattttgagacaaatacaacaccggaatgttacacgaattacatgcaagacaataattaaacacacaaagccgtatatattaaaattagaacccgattaaactacgaccttgaaaacctagctaaataaacattaattactatcagaatcactgccgggatcgatcgggccacgcacactaacatgcctctgtagccatatatggtaattgatgtcacggatcatgtatccgcttgtatcgatgaagtccaatgcccgtatgagtgcactctctcgtgcctcacaataccgaaagaatggtcggctatAGATATAACCTACTaaatgaccactgcccctgttagtaatcctgatatagtactggcgtccttctatagtgagctagccaaggtttccattgcagaagttccaatcgtacccgagttgctccgtagcttggtctagaatggcccacaagccacatgcagcataggtaaggtcctggagcacAATCTGCATGcgaagaaaatgaaaaaaatagtgaactttattacaataataaacaacaaataaccacgactcaagTATAAGTGACctttttaccacatccgcatggttgtagcttgcgaaccattcgcttgcttgtgggacggggatatcaccagcattcaaagcaagtgccttgaagtgcgggaaatcaggcacatcatagcaaatacgtcgaagtgcctctaaacaaatccgcacgacacttaattgggcgcttatcatgtctgGGCTCTGTATTCACGTCCCGtcgatatggttccgatgatttgaacccctcacagggatgaaaaaactgagttcacacgtccatagccgaccacttgcattagatgccgtatTCTCGACGATgtctgagataaagaaccagctaagtgctgttcgcagccaatctattggggatatagtctgcgacatatatgcatgcaacaatgatattaaactaattacagttatttgttagcataaaaacaaaagatgttagaaaatatttcatacaatagctggaacagggaaccgtggaatggccacattaggagcgaatggctcatcgccagggtggaatgcgccaaatttggcatctgtcactggatacggtctcacaccacatgcaataccatgaatatgattttttgaatcactcaattccaatattcgatgcacctgtaattcaaatttcaattaccaggaagaattcaagtaaatgaaataaacttattaaatatagctaataaaatCAAAAAAGCTCTAAATTTTAATATGTACTTTAAGGTACAACAGTAAACCCAGGGAAAAAATTTGGAagcaaaaaaagcaaaaaaaaaattgccgagggcacagaaacgacactcggcaaagtaattctttgccgagggccaaattctGACCCTCGGCAAAACAGACGCAGGTGAAGGCCGTTTGCCTGCCGTCACAGGTTGCCGATAGCCTTTCTTTGCCGACGGccggaccctcggcaaagggcccggtTGCCGAGAGGAATTATTTGCCGACgacctggccctcggcaaatatggttTTGCCGACGGCCTACCGTTGCCGAGGGCCGACTCTCGGCAAacctttctttgccgagagcccgacatttggctctcggcaaagacgctGGCTCTTGGCAACGgccctgtttccggtagtgattgtACAGTGAAAAGGCAGAATACCCATGGTGCCCAGAACATATATATCACTGCCTCACGGCACAAGCCCCAGCACTAGAACCATGAAGTACTTTCTACATCATCCATGCTGTGGACTGTGTTAAAATTTTAATACAATTCACACCGTGGGTATCTCCCCCCACAGTTTTTAGCGTCAAAAAAAGTCTAGCCGTCCCATGTGAGACATAGTTTTGTAGATTCTAATTAATATGGGATTGGGATGCATTGGAAAAACCATATGAGAGAAGAGACATGTTTGTCTTTCCTTTTCACAGCTCCAGTGTCTTGCTGAGGTGCTCTCGGTTGAGTTGGACTTGATTACCTAGATGATCGAACTTCTTGAGCTACTGGAACTAGTGGATTCAGCCCCAACGACTGTGGCTTCTGGCTGAGGTGCTAAGTACACTGCTCATTCTTGCTATTCTCCTGTGTATCCCAACTGCTCTTTCCCTCCAATCCCAAATTCTTCCAAATTACTCTGTC
Above is a genomic segment from Miscanthus floridulus cultivar M001 chromosome 3, ASM1932011v1, whole genome shotgun sequence containing:
- the LOC136543649 gene encoding uncharacterized protein: MPRPLKTTWAMLNPSSSCHPLMPPPTSSSSESDLEVNLEDDPDHETTSKEELEPLLVEEVVFNSLEMAWKEEEDRHLHAITQKETDDCILKHVIEIYKEEEHHHEEEERRRKEEEERRREEEEEHRRQEEETERCLTMDAEWHRRRAERQKKREEEHRQQGDDACSSTGSN